The Vicinamibacterales bacterium DNA segment CGACCGACCGCTGGTGCCGGTGTTCGTACTCGATCGGATCCTCGATCGTCACGATGTGCCTGGCGTCGCGCCGGTTGATGGCGTCCACGAGCGCGGCCAGGGTCGTCGTCTTGCCCACGCCGGTGGCGCCGCCCACGAGCACCAGCCCGCGCGGGATCTTCGACAGCGTCTCGACGCCCGCGGGCAGGTTCAGCTCGTCCAGGCGCGGGGGCGTGTCGGGCAGCACGCGGATGGCGGCCGCGGCGCGGCCGCGCTCGCGGTGCAGATTCACGCGGTAGCGGCCGGACTCCACGCGCAGCCGGGCGTCCACCGCCTGGCCGGACCGGAACGCCCGGGCGGCGTGCTCCGGCAGCGCCGGCATGACCGCCTGCTCGATGTCCTCGCCGTCGAGCACGGCCGCGCCGTCGATCGCCGCGATGTGGCCGTCGACCCGGAGCGACGGCGGGACGCCGGCCACGAGCAGCAGGTCGCTGGCGCCGGCGCCCCGGGCCCGCGCGAGCCAGGCATCGAGACGCGGCGCGCCCGCCTCGGCGCCGCCGGCGCCGTGCAGGGCGTTCACCGCGTCCACCACCCGGTCGAACTCGGACATCAGCGTCGCGGCAGGAGGGCCTTCGGCACCTTCGCCACCACCGTGAAGTTGGGATCGACGACGTTCGCGATGTCGTACTCGAGCGCCTGGCCCATGAAGGCCGACGCACCACGCTCCGAGAACCCGTAGTCGGCCTGCAGCCATCGCAGCATCTCGGTGGTGGCGTGCTGCAGCGCCTGCACCAGCGGCCGCGCGCTGCCCAGCGTCATGACGTAGGCGTCGGTCTCGATCCGAGGCCAGGCGGCCGGCGTCTTCTTCACGAGGTCCACCGAGAACTCGACGTCCATCGACGTCTCGAGGCCGGTCCCCACCACTTCGCCCTCGCCCTGCCGCGCGTGGCCGTCGCCCACGAAAAGCAGCGCGCCCGGCTCGTTCACGGGCAGGAGTACCGTCACGCCCGCGTTCAGGGCGGCGTAGTCCATGTTGCCGCCGAAGGCTCCGGGCGTCGCCGTGTTGATGGCTTCCTTCCGCGCGGGCGCCACGGCCACGCAGCCCAGCATCGGCCTGAGCGGCACGGTCAGCTCCGGCGGCCGCATGTCCGGCTCCCGGAGCCGGGCCACGCCGGCCGCGGCGTCGATCTGCCAGGTGACGCGGCGGGGCTCGCGGTCCGTGCGGTTGGCGATGGCGGCCGGATCCACCGTGTACGGCGCCAGCAGGCTCTGGGAATAGGCCGTCGCGCGATTCGGCGTGATCGACACGATGCGCACGACGAGCAGGTCGCCCGGCTCGGCGCCCTCCACGAAGAACGGGCCGGTCTGCGGGTTCGGGCCCTGCGCCACCTGCCGCCCGTTCCAATCCACGCCGCCGGCGTCCACCGTCTTGGTGATCACGGTGTCGCCCGGCTTGATGCGCAGCGCCGGCGGGTGCGCGAACGAATACGTGTTGTAGAAGCGGTCCGGCACGAACCGGTGCGTGTCGGCATGGGCCGCGCCCCCGAACGACAGGGCGAGGCACGCGGCAATCACGGAGGTCGGTCGCATCATGGCGTCGGGCGGTCGAAGAGACCGTTCAGGGTGGACGACGGGACGTTGGCCGCGGCGAGCGCGCCGAAGGTGCCCTGGTCGCGCATCTCCAGGGCCGCGCCCATCAGGGCCGACCACGCGGTGCGCGCCAGGGCGCCGCCCACGCTGATGCGGCGCACGCCCAGCGCCGCGGCCTCGGCCACGGTGATGAAGTCGGCGGCGATCAGGAGGTTCACGGGTGTCGGGGCGGCGGCATCCACCACCGCCTTGATGGCGTCCCTGTCGCGGATGCCGGGCGCGTACAGGCAATCGGCGCCCGCCGCGGCGAACGCGCGCAGGCGGCGGATGGTCTCGTCGAGATCCGGTCGCCCCACGATGAATCCCTCGGTGCGTGCCGTGAGGAGGACGCCCGTGCCGCTCTCGTCGATGGCCTGGCGCGCGGCGGCGATCCGCTCCACCGCGAGCCCGGAGTCGTAGAGCGGATGGTCCGGACTGCCCGTCGAGTCCTCGATCGACAGGCCCGCCACGCCCGTGGCCGTGGCCGCCCGCACGTTGGCCGCCACCGCCTCTGGCGCCACCGCGAAGCCCCCTTCGAAGTCGGCGTTCACGGGTACCGCCACCGCGGCGGCGACGAGCCGCAGGTGGGTCAGCGCGTCCTCCAGCCGGATCCGCGTGTCGGGCCGGCCGATGGTCCACGCGAACCCGGCGCTGGTCGTGGCGATGGCCGGGAACCCGAGGTGAGCGAGCAGGCGCGCGCCGCCGACGTCCCAGGGGTTCGGCATCAGGAAGCAGCCGGACGCGTGCAGGGCCCGGAACGCGGACACGCGCGAATCGAGGCGGGCGGCGTCGGCCATCGGAGGTCCTCGCAGGGCGCCGCGACGGAGCGCGGGGCCGGAACGGCGCCGGGCGTCAGTGGTGGCCGTCGGCCTCGATCGTGAGCCGGGGCTGCATCTCGGCGAACAGGCGGTCGCGTTCGGCGTCGAACGCGGCCTTGAGCACGGCCGGCACGGGCTCGCCCGGCGGCAGGTTCTGGTGCTCGGTGATCGGGTTCACGTACCGGCCGTTGTGCCGGAGGCCGTAGTGCAGGTGGGGGGCCGTCGCCAGCCCGGTCATGCCCACCGCGCCGACCATCTCGCCCTGATCCACGCGGGCGCCCACGCGGATGCCCGACTGGATGGCGGAGAGGTGCATGTACTCGCTCTCGTAGCCGTTGATGTGCCGGACGCGGACGGTGCGTCCGCCGCCGCTCGTCCAGCCCGCGAAGCTCACCACGCCGCTCGACACGCTGACCACGGGCGCGCCGGCCGGGGCGCCGTAGTCCACGCCGTTGTGCGCGCGGGCGTACTTGAGCACCGGGTGCATCCGCGAGCGCGAGAAACGCGACGTGATACGCGGCTCGAACTTGAGCGGCGTCTTCAGGAAGAACCGCTTCAGCGATCGACCCGCCTCGTCGAAGTAGCCGGTCTTCCCGTCCTCGAGGGCGAAGCGCATCGCCGTCAGCGTGTGGCCGTCGTTGACGAACTGGGCGGCCTGGAGCGGTCCGTAGCCGACGAACACACCGTCGTCACGCACGGACTTCTCCACCACCACCCGGTAGGTGTCGCCGGGCTGGAGCCCGCTGTTGAAGTCGATCTCACCGCCGAACACGTCGGCCATCGCCAGCGCCAGGTCGAGGCGTTCCCCGGCGCGCTCGATCGACTCGCTGAGGGACGGGGCGTCGCGATCGACGGTCCCGGACACGACCACGCGCGTGGTCCGGAGCGGGAACTCCACGACCTCGGCGGCGAAGAGCGCGATGTCGCCGTCGCGGCGCTCCGCGCGCAGCGCGCGGGTGGGATCGATCTCGTACTCGAACGAGCGGATGCGCCCGTCGAACAGCCGGTCGATCGTGTAGGTGTTGCCGGCCCGCAGCTTGCGGACGTCGAAGTTGGAGGTCACGGCCTGCACCAGCGCCGAGAGCTCCGAGTCCGGCAGCAGGTGCTTGCCGAGCATGCCGGCCACCGTCGCGCCGTTGGGCACCACGGCGGAGATGAGGTCCGAATCGGGCGGGAGCAGGATGTCGGCGAGCCGCCGCGGGGCATCGGCCAGCACGTTGCCGGTGTCGTGCGGCAGGCGATCGCGCACCACCGCCAGGCTGACGCTGAGCGTCAGACTGAGCACCCCGATGAGAACTTGTGTCCTGGCGCGCATGGCGTGGCCCGAAAGTCCAGGATTGTAACAAACGGATGCGGCCGGCCCTAGCCGCGTCCGCTCATTTCGTGGGGACGAGGAGCTGCGACGTCGTGCCGGGCTCGATACGCACGATCTGGCTCGACTTCCAGCCCGGCCGCTCCAGCACGACCTGGTAATCGCCGGGCTTGACGTCGCGCAGCGTGAGCGGCGTGGAACCCCGATCCTCGCCGTCGATGACGACCTTCGCGGGCGACGGCTCGCTCCGTACCTCGAGCACGCCGGTCGTGGCGCCCTGCAGTTCGACGTACTGCGCCGTCTGTACGCCCGGGCGAATCGTCAGCGGAATCACCCGGGGCTCGTCGGAGCCCGCCCGCACCTGGAGCACGTGGGTGCCGGGCTTCATGCGGATCGTCACGGGAGTCGCCCCGTGATCGCGGTCGTCGACGACGACGGCCGCGCCGGGCGGCGTGGAGGTGACCACGAGCTCCCCGTCGGTCCCCAGCGCCTCGCTGGGCCGGCTCGCCAGCCACCCGATCACGGCGAGCTCGACGAGGGCCACCCCCGCCAGGCCGGCCACGGCGCGGGCAGACCGCCACCACGGCACGTCATCGGAGACGGGCAGGGGCGGCTCGTAAGGCTCGGGCTCGGGATCGGGCTCCGTCACGCGCGACGGCGGTGAGGGCGCGGGCGGCGCCTCGGCGACGACCGCGGCAGGGAGATGCGCCTCTTCCACGACCGGCGCCGGCACGACCGGCGCGGGTGGCGGCGGCGGAGGTGCGACCGTCACGGGCGGCTCGTCGACGGCGGCGGCCTCCTCGAACGCGACGGGCGCATCGAGCGCGACCGGGTCCGATTGCAGCTCGGACGCCTCCACCTCGGGCGCCGGAGGCGGAGCCGCGGCCTGCGCGGCGGCCTTCTTCCGGACGCCGGACTTCTTCGATCGGGTCGGCGGCGGCTCTTGCGGCGTATCGAAGGCCACGGCGAGCGGCACGAGGTCCGGCGGCGGCGGCGCCATCAGCGGCTCGAGATCCTCGAGCGGCGCCGGGGCCGGCTCGGGCTCCGGCACGTGGAACGGCGGCATGAAGCGGCCGAAGCGCGCCACCGCCTGATCGAGCTCGGAGGGCTGCGCCAGGAGCGCGGCGTCGCTGGCCAGGAGGCGCTCGAGCGCCATTTGCGCCTCGAACAGCGTGCCGAAGTTCTTGGAGCCGAGCTGCAGCGCCCCGCGCAGCCAGTCGCGCAGCATTGGCGACAGCGGGGCGTCCACGATCGACGGCGTCTTCTGGCGCGCGCTCTCCACGAGCACGCCAAGACGGTCCGGGAACTCGTCGTCCCGCAGCCGGCGCCCCGCGACGAGGGACAGCACCGTGATGCCCACCTGCACGACGTCGCCCCGCTGGGAGACGGCCTTGCCGGCGTCGGCGGGCACGGCCACCCGCAGTGTGCGCCAGAGCTCCTCGGGCGACCACTGCACGGCGACCAGCGCCGACCCGAACACGTAGTCGGTCAGCACCAGGCGGCCCTGCGGCGTCAGCAGCAGGTGCTCGGGACCGAGCGCGCCGCTGGCCACGTCGCGCGCCTGGGTCGAGAGCAGCGCCGCCGTCGGCAGCAGCTGGCGCAGCAGCAGCATGACGACGCCGATGTCCAGCGTGAGGTTCTCGGACTCGGCCACGTCGAGGACGTCGGCCAGGCGCCATGCCGGCACGTAGTCCGAGACGACCGACGCGCTCGGGCCATCCACCTCCACGCGGTGGACGCGGGCGTACGACGTCAGGCGTTTGCCCTGAAGTTGGGCGGCGCGGTCCTGGAGCGCGGTGCGGAACCCGTCGTGGCCGGCGAGGGCCGGGTCGAGGAGCAGGTGTTCGGCGAACGTCGGCTCGGCGCCGCTCGAGCGGACGACGCGCCGGCCGAAGCCGTCGGCGAAGACTGGGGACGACGCGCTCATCCGATGGGGTTATCGGCTCCGACATCAAAGTCCGCACCACCCCGGCGCGCGCCGCCGGGAGACGCAGCCCCGGGCAAGGCCGGGCCGCCGGGCCCTCGCGAGGGCCCGCCCCGGGCGGCCCCGGACGCAGGGCCACCGACGAAACTGGCAGCGACCCGACGGTTTCGTCATGGGCGCGCGATCAGAATTCGCCGCCGCCGGGCGACGGCGCTGCTACACTGCCAGGAACTGCACGGTTCTGCCGGAATCCTCGTGCCGCGGCATGGGTGATGCCGTGCCCTTGCGACCCATGGATTCGATGGTCCTCACGGCGCTGATGGCACTGGTGGCGGGTCTGGCGCTGGGCGCCCTGGCCGCCTGGGCCCTGGCCCGGGTCCAGTTCCGTCGCGAGCTGACCGAGTCGCTCTCCACCCACCAGGCCACGGTGAGCGCGGCGCAGGCGCTCTTCCACCAGACGACCCGCCGGCTCGGCGAGGTGCAGACCGAGCTGTCGCGGGCGCGCGACGAGGTCGACAGGGCCCGCGCAGAGAGCGCGTCGCTGCGCGAGGAGCTGGCCCGCACCGGCGCGGAGCTCGCGCACGAGCGCGAGGTGGTCCCGAAGCAGCTGCACGTGCTCACGCAGGCGCAGGACCAGCTGCGCGACAGCTTCCAGGCGCTGGCCGGGGCGGCGCTCAAGACGAGCAGCGACGAGTTCCTCAAGCTCGCGCAGGAGCGCCTGACGAGCGTCGGGCACCGCGCCATCTCCGAGATCGACCGCAAGCAGGAGGCCTTCGACGCGCTGGTCGCGCCCATTCGCGACGTGCTGCAGCAGGTGGACCTCAAGCTGGGCGAGGTGGAGAAGAACCGCGCGGAGACGGGCGCCGAGATCTCGGCCCTGCTCGAAGCGATCGGGCGCAGCCAGACCCAGCTCAGGGCCGAGACGACGAATCTCGTCCGCGCGCTCCGCACGCCCACCGTGCGCGGCCGTTGGGGCGAGATGCAGCTGCGCCGCGTCGTCGAGATGGCCGGCATGCTCGAGTACTGCGACTTCGACGAGCAGACCACGACCGCCACCGACGGCGGACGGATTCGTCCGGACCTGCTCGTGCGCCTGCCCGGCGGCCGCACCGTGGTGGTCGACGCGAAGGCGCCGCTCGAGGCCTATCTCGACGCGCAGGACGCGCACGACGACCAGACGCGCGAGAAGAAGCTCGCCGATCACGCGCGCCAGGTCCGCGATCACATGGCCAAGCTGGGCGCGAAGGCCTACTGGGAGCAGTTCCACCCATCGCCGGAGTTCGTCGTGATGTTCCTGCCCGGCGAGGCGATCTTCCAGGCCGCGCTGCAGCAGGACGCGCGCCTCATCGAGTTCGGGGTGGGCGCGCAGGTGTTTCCGGCGAGCCCGCTCACGCTCATCGCCCTCCTCCGGGCCGTGGCTCACGGCTGGCGCCAGGAGCGGTTGACCCGCAACGCCGAACAGGTGAGCCGACTCGGCCGTGAGCTCTACGACCGCGTGCGCATCCTGACGGATCGCATGGAGACGCTGCGGGGACGCCTGGACGGCACGGTGCGCGCCTTCAACGAGACGGTGGCCACCTACGAAGGCCGGGTGCTCGTCACGGCACGCCGCTTCCGCGATTTGGGCGCCGCCACCGGCGACGAAATTGGCATCGTGGGCGCCGTGGACTCCACGCCGCGCTCGCCGCACGGCGTCGCGCGCCTGTTCCTGGCGCACGGCGGCGCCTCCGACCCCGACGCCGGGGACCCGGCGGAGCCGGAGGCCGGCCAGCCGTCGGATATGATGCCTCCAGCCGCCATCGGCCGCGACCGGTAGCCGCCATCCACGGAGCTCCCCCAATGTTCCGACCGTGCGTCGTCACGGCCGCGTTCGCTGCTGTCTTGAGCGTCTCGGCGTGTGGCTCGAATCCTCCTTCTCCGTCAACGACGGACGCGGCGGCTCCGGCCGCCACGCCCACGCCCGCCCCGGTCGAACCGGAAGCGCGAGGGATCATGGGCGATCCGCTCGTGCCCATGGCACTGCCCGCGGCCGAACGGCAGCGCCTCGAGGCGAATCTCGCCGCGGCCGAGGCCGAGCTCGCGAAGTCGCCGGACAGCGCCGACGCCCTCATCTGGGTCGGACGGCGCCAGGCGTATCTCTGGCAGTACCGCAAGGCGGTCGCGACGTTCACGAAGGGCATCGACCGCTTCCCGAGCGACCCGCGCTTCTACCGCCATCGCGGCCACCGGTACATCACGCTGCGCAACTTCGACGCCGCCATCTCCGACTTCGAGAAGGCGGTGCTGCTCATCGCCGGCACCAAGGACGAGATCGAGCCGGACGGCGCGCCCAACGCTAAGGGCATCCCGCGCAGCACGCTGCACTTCAACATCTGGTACCACCTGGGCCTGGCCTACTACCTGCGCGGCGATTTCGCCAACGCGCGGCGGGCGTTCGACCAGTGCATGGACGTGTCCAAGAACGACGACTCCATCGTCGCCACGAGCGACTGGCTCTGGATGACGAACATGCGCATGGGCGACAAGGCCGCCGCCGCGAAGGTGCTCGAGCGGATCACGCCCACCATGGACATCCTCGAGAACCAGTCGTACCACCGGCGGCTGCTCATGTACAAGGGCCTCGAAAAGCCCGAGGCGCTGCTGGACACGGCCAACGCGGACGACCTCACCATCGCCACGCAGGGCTACGGCGTGGCCAACTACTACCGCGTGACCGGCAACCTCGCCAAGGCCACCGAGATCTACGACAAGTGCTGGAGGGTCGGCAGTGGGCGGCGTTCGGCTTCATCGCCGCGGAAGTGGACCGCTCCAAGCTGCCGTAGGGGTGGGGTCCTAGTCTTCGTCCAGGGCACGGGCCGGGAGGTCGTCGACGCCAAGCGCCCGCGCCACATCCGCGGCCACCGAGCTCTTCCGCCAGAGGTCGCTCGGTACGGCTTCCGCCTCGGGCGCCGTGTCCTCCGCCAGCGGCCGGCGTTGGTTGGTCGGCACACCCGGATGATAGGAGCGTCGGGCGACCTCAGCGCTCCAGCGTACTGGCGATGCTGGCCAGGAACTCGTCGGCGATCCGGCGATAGCCGGCCTCGGTCGGGTGCAGGCCATCCACGCCGATGTAGCGGTTGAGGTCCTGCGACAGGGCCGCGTACAGATCGACGCCCACGGCGCCCTCGCCCCGCACGATGATCGACAGCTCGTCGTTGTAGGCGCGAATCGCGGCGTCGGGCACCGAGCGCTGCCGGCCCTGGATCGACGGCGGCAGGTAGGCGATGTACACCCGGGCGCCGCGTCGCCGGCCCTCGCGAGCCAGGTCGTTCATGCCCTTGATGGCCGCGGACACGCCGTTGGCGCCGTAGTTCAGCAGGTCCTCCGCGCCGTCGAGCAGCAGGAGCGCATCGACGCCGCGCGCGGCGTTGGCGAGCAGGTCGGCGAGCCGGGGGAACGCCGCGCTGGCGAGTTCCGGCGCGCCGGCGTTCATCACCGAGATCTGCCCGGCCTGCGAGGTGTAGCGCGACTTGAGGCGGTCCTGCAGCTGGGTGGGATACGACGCGGACGGGACCACGACGAGCGGCCCGGCGCTGACGCCGTTGACGGGCGCCGTCACCTCGCCCGCCGTGATGCTGTCGCCGAAGGCCAGGAACCGCGTGCCGGACAGGTTCGCCGTCGTGGGCGGCAGGCTCGAACCCGAACTGCCGCCGCCCGGGTCGCCGGTGCCCGTGGCCGACGTCGGGGACTCGTCGCACGCGGCCGACGCCAGACCGAGCGCGAACACGAGCGCGCCAAGCGTGGTCGCCCATCGGCGCCTCGCGATCCCAGTGCCGGTGCTCATGACGTCGCCTCCTGCCAGTCCCGTGGATGACCGGCGTGCCAGACCCTCGGCGCGCGACGGGTAGCAGCGCGACGCCGGGGCGGGGGAGGCCTCACGCGTCCCCGACTGTAGTGCAAAACGCGCCCGCGCCGGTAGACTGCCGCGCATGACCCGCCTGCTGCTGCCGCTGTTCACGCTCGTGGCCGTGATCCTCGCCGGGGCGCCGGCCGGCGCGCAGCCGGCGCCGCTGTCCGGGCTCGACGGCTACGTCGAGCGCGCCGTGCGCGAGTGGAGGATTCCGGGCCTGGCGATCGCGGTCGTGAAGGACGGCGAGATCGTGTTCGCCAAGGGCTACGGCGTGCGCCGCCTGGGATCGCCCGAGCCGGTGGACGATCGAACGCTCTTCGCGATCGGATCGACCACCAAGGCCATGACCGCCGCCGCCATCGGCATGCTGGTCGACGAAGGCAAGCTGCGCTGGGACGACCGGGTCGTGACGCACCTGCCGTGGTTCGCGCTGAAGGATCCCTACGCCACGCGCGAGCTGCGCATCCGCGACCTGCTCACCCACCGGGGCGGAGTGCCCAACACCGACGCGCTCTGGTACGAACAGCCGCGGAGCGCCCGCCAGGTCATCGAGGGGCTGCGCGAGGTGGACCTCGAGACGTCGATGCGGTCGCACTTCACCTACCAGAACGTGATGTACGCGACGGCCGGCGAAGTGGTGGCCGCCGTGAGCGGGACACCGTGGGCGGAGTTCGTGCGGACCCGCATCTTCGGGCCGCTCGGCATGACGGGCACCATCGCGACGGCCGCCACGCTCGATCGCCAGCCCAACGTGGCCCAGCCGCACTACGAGATCGACGGGAAGGTCGAGGTCATCAGGAACGCCAGCGTGGACAGCGTGGCCCCGGCCGGCGCGGTGTGGTCGAGCGTCCACGACATGGCGCAGTGGTCCAGGCTGCTCCTGGCGGGCGGCGTCGTGACGGGCGCCGGGACCGCGAACACGCGGCTGCTCAGCGACGCGGTCGTCACCGAGCTCTTCACGCCCCAGACGATGGTCGGCCCGGACGGCTTCTACCCGACCGCGCGCCTCACCGCGCCGCACTGGACCACCTACGGCCTTGGGTGGTTCCAGGAGGACTACGCCGGCGAGAAGGTGGACTTCCATACGGGGAGCATCGACGGCATGGTGGCCATTCATGGCCTCATCCGGGAGCGCAACCTGGGCGTCTTCGTGCTGGCCAATCTGGACCACGCCGAGCTCAGGCACGCGCTGATGTACCGGGTGTTCGACGCGTATCTCGGCCGCCCGGCCCGCGACTGGAGCGCCGACCTGCGCGCGCTCTATCAGGATCTGGCGAGGGAAGGCGACTCGCAGCAGAAGAAGGCGGAGGGCACGCGCGTTCCTGGCACGTCGCCATCACTGCCGCTGGACCGCTACGCCGGCACGTACGCGCACCCGGTGTACGGCCCGCTCACGGTGTCGCGCGACGGCGCGGGCCTGCGCCTGGCGTTCGGCAGCGGCTACGTCGGGCCGCTCACCCACGTCCACTACGACACGTTCACGGCCACGTGGGACGCCCGCTGGCGCGGCACGAGCCGCGTCACGTTCCAGATCGACGGCAAGGGCCGGGCCGCCGCGATCGCGACCCCGTTCGGCACCTTCACACGATCGCAGCCGTAGCGCGTCGTGCGGCGCAATGCGCCTGGCGTCGCGCGACCGCGCGCGGGTCTAGCCGTCAGCCCCCGAGCCGCTCGCCCCTCGTTCGTTCATGCCTGCGCTTCAGCCCCCGCCGGCGCCGGCCGCGCCGTGCCCGACGCGGGCCGCACGCTGATGCGGTAGCCGCTCCACGTCATCAGCATGCCGATGAGCTCGGTGACGTACAACACTTCCACGTGGCCCATGCGCGTCGCCGTCCCGCCGATCCCCGGAAGGAGCGCGCCGACGGCGATGAGCACGTTCGCCCACATCCGGTGCCGCGTGTTCGGGTCGCTGCTGTACTTCACGGCCGAGAGGATCGCGCCCCCGATCAGGAAGATGACGGCGTAGATGTTCACGATCGGGCTGAAGAGACGCACCCACTGCCACTCGAAGACGCGGCCGCTCAGGCGGTACGTCTCGACGGCGCTGTAATCGATGGGCGACAGACACACGGCCACCGACGCCGCGATCACGTAGACGATGAGCAGCGTCGTGAGCGCGTTCGCCGTCTTCCGGCCGAGCATCAGGTAGACGGTGCCCTGGGCCAGCGGCGCGCCGCCGAGGAGCGCGCCCGAGATGTACCAGGCCCTGAACACGATCGGGTTCCACCCCAGGAGCGTCGTGGTGGCCTCGGTGAAGGTGCCGATGCCGTAGGTGGCGATGCCGATCGCCCACCACAGCAGGTGCAGGCGGTCGGGGAACTGCCGGTAGCGCCGGAAGATCTCCAGCGAGAACGGCACCGCGAGCACCGTCGTGACGATCGGGATGAAGTGGACGGCTGAGGGACCCATGGCGTGCTCCTCTGGTGGGGCGGCTAGAAGGCGCCGATGTTGAGGCCGACCGTGAAACTCCGGCCGCGCGCGGGCGCGAACTGGAACTGCTCACGGTAGTACCGGTCGCCCAGGTTCTCCACGGCGAAGGTCAGGCCGACACGGTGGCGATCGCGGGACAGGTTCACGCCCCACGCCAGGCGATGCACGGCGAAGCCGTCGAGGGCCAGCAGATCCTGCGGGATGATGAACGGCGACTCCAGCAGCGTCACGGCCACCCGGTTCACCTTGCCCTGGGCTCGCACGCCGTACTCGACCCAGTAGCGGCCGCGGGGCTCGGTGTAACGCGCCGACGCCACGACCTTCGAGGGCGTGATGTTGTCGGCAGGCGTGTCGGCCAGATCCTGGCCGGCCGGCCCCTCGCCCTTGGTGATCGTGCCGCGGGTGAAGGCGGTGGAGAGCCCGAGCGACCACACCCCGTAGGTCGTCACGATGGGCGCGTCCAGGGAGGCTTCGATCCCGCGGATGCGGACGTCGCCGAAGTTCACGGCCTGGGCGAGCGGACCGGCCGAGGTGGTGGCCACGACCAGGTCCTGCGCGATGAAGTTCTTGTACTGGTTCACGAACCCATAGATGCCGCCCGTGACGCGGCCGGTCGCGAACTTCGCGCCGACGTCGAAGTTGTTCCCGGTCTCGGGCTTCACCTTGATGTTCGGCGCCAGGTTGCCCGCCGTGGCCGGGCCCGCGAACAGCAGCTCCTCGAGGTTCGGGTGCCGGTAGCTCCGGCCGAAGCGGACGAACGGGCTCACCGCGCCCCCGGGGTTCCCCACGAGGCCGATGTCGCCGGTGAGGGCGTTCCTGGTGATGGACTCCCCGGCCGGATCGGGCAGCGTCGCCGGATCGATGGGAGGCGTGGCGCCGGCCACCACCGGCGTCACGTCGTACCCGGGCGTGTTCTTCGTGGTGACGTCGTAGAAGTCGCCGCGCAGGCCGCCGATGATCGACAGGCGCGGGGCGACCCGCCACTCGTCCTGCGCGAAGACGGCGATGTCGCGCAGCGCCGCGTCGGGCACGCGGACCGGGCGCGCCACCGACGGCGGCCCCAGCTGCACGGGCGACGGGAAGACCACGGGCGCCGGGCCGCGCGCCCCGAGCACCACCTGTCCGAGCATCGAGGTGGTGGTCGTCGTCGTCCGGCGATCGCTGCTCCTGTCGCGGTAGAACGTCAGGCCCGTCGTCAGCACGTGGTTGGACGCCGGCGTCAGCACCGCCTGCAGGTCCACGCCCGGCGTCCAGACACGCTGTTCGGTCTCGGACAGGATCGAGAGCCGGAAGACCGTGATCGGGAAGAACGTGACGGCGGTCGGCGCCGGGAACTGCACGGGCAGGGTGTTCTCCAGCAGGCGCTCGACGCGCTGGTAGTAGGCCGTCAGCGACAGGTTCGCGAGCCAGGGCGTGATCGCCTGGGCCTCGTAGCGCGCCGAGATCTTGTCGAGGCTGCTGTTGGGCAGCGAGGTGGCGTTGAAGAAGTACGGCTGGGCGAAGTCGGGGAAGCCGATGTCCTCCACGCGGCGCCGCTGGTAGCGGACGCGCAGCCGCCGGTTGTCACCAAGGCGCACCAGCCCGGTGGCGTTCACGAAGTTGCCCTTGGCCTGGGAGTTGGGCACCGTGTTGTCGGTGCGCACGTAGGGTGTGTTGAACGGGTCGGGGAAGGCCCTGAAGTTGAACCCGAAGTTCGAGTCGATCGTGTCGGCCTGGACGATCTGCCGGGACGCGAAGAAGGGGTTCGTGTCCTCCACGTCGAGGTTG contains these protein-coding regions:
- a CDS encoding TonB-dependent receptor — its product is MRARLLGTFVAMVLGGLPASAATVRGVVTDTTGAALPDARVVVRSVASGQEVEGQSGVDGRFEIQTPGAGTYLVLVERAAFAEAARTVTLDTDDAAVDLTLTLELGSFASAVSVTAARAEREIKQIPLHVESLGAAAIEQANPLSTGDALSMAPNVTQVGNGPFGVRPRLRGLDSTRMLVLVDGERLNTARQATDRTGAEVGLIPTDSISRIEIVNGAGTLLYGSDALAGTVNIVTNEPTFSPSTQWIYGLNSFYSSNENGRRGSVSIGATAPRYAFRLQAGAEEYDNYKAGNLDVEDTNPFFASRQIVQADTIDSNFGFNFRAFPDPFNTPYVRTDNTVPNSQAKGNFVNATGLVRLGDNRRLRVRYQRRRVEDIGFPDFAQPYFFNATSLPNSSLDKISARYEAQAITPWLANLSLTAYYQRVERLLENTLPVQFPAPTAVTFFPITVFRLSILSETEQRVWTPGVDLQAVLTPASNHVLTTGLTFYRDRSSDRRTTTTTTSMLGQVVLGARGPAPVVFPSPVQLGPPSVARPVRVPDAALRDIAVFAQDEWRVAPRLSIIGGLRGDFYDVTTKNTPGYDVTPVVAGATPPIDPATLPDPAGESITRNALTGDIGLVGNPGGAVSPFVRFGRSYRHPNLEELLFAGPATAGNLAPNIKVKPETGNNFDVGAKFATGRVTGGIYGFVNQYKNFIAQDLVVATTSAGPLAQAVNFGDVRIRGIEASLDAPIVTTYGVWSLGLSTAFTRGTITKGEGPAGQDLADTPADNITPSKVVASARYTEPRGRYWVEYGVRAQGKVNRVAVTLLESPFIIPQDLLALDGFAVHRLAWGVNLSRDRHRVGLTFAVENLGDRYYREQFQFAPARGRSFTVGLNIGAF